A region of Candidatus Nealsonbacteria bacterium DNA encodes the following proteins:
- the cysS gene encoding cysteine--tRNA ligase encodes MLKLYNTLSQKKEIFKPRQKNKVNLFVCGPTVYDFSHLGHARNNLVFDMIVNFLRKTGFDVFYLQNITDIDDKIIKRAKEKNISPKILALQFEKEHLKDMESLKIDSVSKYAKATEHIPEIISQVKRLIEKGFAYQIEDGVYYNISKFKEYGKLSKRTALQAQDGVSRIDEGKNKKNKGDFCLWKLSKPDEPKWESPWGEGRPGWHIEDTAITEKYFGFQYDIHGGGRDLIFPHHEAEIAQMEAISGKKPIAKYWLHAGFLTIENKKMSKSLGNFIIIRNFLKENSAELLRLFVFLSHYRSPIDYNLKKIKQVKNTLERINDFYKKIGEKINHPAPKGQKSALVKKFLKILEDDFNTPKFFSLLFDLIRKSNKKFNKLSGKEIKEIYELLLFTDEIFKIFKKEGEIPAKILEMASFREKYRQQKNWEMADKTRKEIEALGFSIEDAKDGQKIKKNIS; translated from the coding sequence ATGCTGAAACTATATAATACCTTATCTCAAAAAAAAGAAATATTTAAACCGCGCCAAAAAAACAAGGTGAATCTTTTTGTTTGCGGACCCACGGTTTATGATTTTTCCCATTTAGGACACGCCAGAAACAATCTTGTTTTTGACATGATCGTCAATTTTTTAAGAAAAACTGGGTTTGATGTTTTTTATCTTCAAAATATCACCGATATTGACGATAAAATAATAAAAAGAGCTAAGGAAAAAAATATTTCTCCAAAAATTCTGGCTTTGCAGTTTGAAAAAGAACACTTAAAAGACATGGAAAGTTTGAAAATAGACAGCGTCAGTAAGTATGCAAAAGCCACCGAGCACATTCCCGAAATCATAAGCCAAGTAAAAAGATTAATTGAAAAAGGGTTCGCCTACCAGATAGAAGACGGAGTTTATTATAATATCAGCAAGTTTAAAGAATATGGAAAATTATCCAAAAGAACAGCTTTGCAGGCCCAAGATGGGGTTTCCAGAATTGATGAAGGAAAAAATAAAAAAAACAAGGGTGATTTTTGTTTATGGAAACTATCCAAGCCCGATGAACCCAAATGGGAAAGCCCTTGGGGTGAAGGCCGGCCCGGCTGGCACATTGAAGATACGGCGATCACAGAAAAATATTTCGGTTTTCAATACGATATCCACGGCGGAGGCCGAGATTTAATCTTCCCCCACCATGAAGCGGAAATCGCCCAAATGGAAGCTATTTCCGGGAAAAAACCTATAGCAAAATATTGGCTTCATGCCGGATTTTTAACAATAGAAAACAAAAAAATGTCCAAATCCCTTGGTAATTTTATTATTATAAGGAATTTTTTGAAAGAAAATTCGGCCGAACTTTTGCGATTATTTGTTTTTTTAAGCCACTACCGCTCCCCCATTGATTACAATTTGAAAAAAATAAAACAGGTAAAGAATACGCTGGAAAGAATAAATGATTTCTATAAAAAAATTGGGGAAAAAATTAACCATCCCGCCCCGAAGGGACAAAAATCGGCTCTTGTTAAAAAATTCTTAAAAATTCTGGAAGATGATTTTAACACTCCAAAATTTTTTTCTTTGCTTTTTGATTTAATCAGGAAGTCAAACAAAAAATTCAATAAATTGTCTGGAAAAGAAATTAAAGAAATTTACGAGCTTTTGCTTTTTACTGATGAAATTTTTAAAATTTTTAAAAAAGAAGGAGAGATTCCGGCTAAAATCTTGGAAATGGCGAGCTTTAGAGAAAAATACCGCCAGCAAAAAAATTGGGAAATGGCCGATAAAACAAGAAAAGAAATTGAAGCTTTGGGGTTTTCGATTGAAGACGCAAAAGATGGCCAAAAAATAAAGAAAAATATTTCTTAG
- the recR gene encoding recombination mediator RecR — MYPKSIQKLIDKFSKFPTIGPRTAARFVFYLLKSKKEEVEELVKSISDLSKNIKLCNFCFKPFEGEKTLCEICSDNQRDQKTLCIVEKETDLDPIEKTKKYTGLYFILGGNVSLLKKDAEKIRIEKLQERIKNPSSFGLAQNTGFQELIIATNPTTEGNATFLFLERKLKPLLEERKIKITKLGRGLPTGGELEYADEETLSEALERRR, encoded by the coding sequence TTGTATCCAAAATCAATCCAAAAATTAATTGATAAATTCTCCAAGTTCCCTACTATCGGGCCCAGAACCGCCGCCCGATTTGTTTTTTATTTGCTAAAATCGAAAAAAGAAGAAGTCGAGGAACTCGTTAAATCAATCTCCGACCTTTCTAAAAATATCAAACTCTGTAATTTTTGTTTCAAACCATTTGAAGGCGAAAAAACTCTTTGTGAAATTTGCTCAGATAACCAAAGAGACCAAAAAACACTTTGCATCGTGGAAAAAGAAACGGACTTGGACCCCATTGAAAAAACAAAAAAATACACGGGCCTATATTTTATTTTGGGCGGAAACGTTTCTCTTTTAAAAAAAGACGCGGAAAAAATTCGAATTGAAAAGTTGCAAGAAAGAATAAAAAATCCAAGCTCTTTTGGCTTGGCTCAGAATACTGGCTTTCAAGAACTGATAATCGCCACCAATCCGACAACCGAAGGAAATGCCACCTTCTTATTTTTGGAAAGAAAATTAAAGCCATTATTGGAAGAAAGAAAAATTAAAATTACCAAACTCGGTCGTGGCTTGCCGACGGGTGGAGAACTGGAGTATGCCGACGAAGAAACCCTAAGCGAAGCCCTTGAGAGGAGAAGATAA
- a CDS encoding DNA recombination protein RmuC, which produces MDNLFIYLFFIIILGLIAIIFLLTRKKKENSDSSFLMLQGQIDRISQVLDNKLSESNKSFQEQYSQSFKIIRDVTEKLTRLDETNKQVVGFADQLKKLQDTLINPKQRGILGEYYLETVLKNVLPPGSYQMQYPFEDGTIVDAAVFVDKNIICIDSKFSLENYNRILESRDESEKKRYEVAFVGDLKNRIEETAKYVRPEEKTMDFAFMFLPSEAIYYDLLINKVGVINEDTNSLIYYAARKKVIIVSPTSFLAYLQTVLQGLRNQKISERAQEIIREVEKLGRHLLVYGDYMKKLGGHLGTTVNTYNKASKEFSKVDKDVVKIAGGESKTKIDEVEPPLLED; this is translated from the coding sequence ATGGATAATTTGTTCATTTATTTATTTTTTATCATAATTTTGGGGTTAATTGCGATTATTTTTTTATTAACGCGCAAAAAAAAGGAAAACTCAGATTCTTCTTTTTTAATGCTTCAAGGGCAGATCGACCGTATCAGCCAGGTATTGGATAATAAGCTTTCCGAATCAAATAAAAGTTTTCAGGAGCAATACAGCCAAAGCTTTAAAATAATCCGGGATGTTACAGAAAAACTTACAAGATTGGATGAAACTAACAAGCAGGTTGTGGGATTTGCCGACCAGTTGAAAAAATTGCAAGATACCCTGATTAACCCGAAGCAACGAGGAATTTTAGGAGAATACTATCTGGAAACGGTTTTAAAAAATGTTTTACCGCCGGGTTCCTATCAAATGCAGTATCCCTTTGAAGATGGAACCATAGTGGATGCGGCGGTTTTTGTTGATAAAAACATAATTTGCATTGATTCGAAGTTCAGTCTGGAAAACTATAACCGGATTTTAGAAAGCAGGGACGAGTCAGAGAAAAAAAGATACGAAGTTGCTTTTGTCGGCGACCTCAAAAACAGAATCGAGGAAACCGCAAAATATGTGAGGCCCGAAGAAAAAACAATGGATTTCGCTTTCATGTTCTTGCCTTCGGAAGCCATTTATTATGACCTGCTGATTAACAAGGTTGGCGTAATCAACGAAGATACAAACAGCCTTATTTATTACGCTGCCAGGAAAAAGGTGATAATCGTTTCTCCCACATCTTTTTTGGCTTATTTGCAAACGGTATTACAGGGTTTAAGAAATCAAAAGATTTCAGAAAGAGCCCAGGAGATTATAAGGGAAGTGGAAAAATTAGGCAGGCATTTATTGGTTTATGGCGACTATATGAAAAAACTGGGAGGACACTTGGGCACAACCGTAAACACCTATAACAAAGCCAGCAAGGAATTTTCCAAAGTTGATAAAGATGTTGTAAAAATTGCGGGCGGTGAATCAAAAACAAAAATTGATGAGGTTGAACCGCCTCTTTTAGAAGATTAA
- the rplU gene encoding 50S ribosomal protein L21, translating to MLAVIKTGGKQYIVSPGKKLRIEKIDEEEGKEIAFKEVLLVEKGNALEIGNPFVKGAKVLGKILKQGRGKKITILRFKSKTRHKRKQGHRQPFTLVEIDKIEM from the coding sequence ATGTTAGCCGTAATCAAAACCGGAGGCAAACAATATATAGTTTCTCCCGGTAAAAAATTAAGAATAGAGAAAATAGACGAAGAAGAAGGCAAGGAAATTGCCTTTAAAGAAGTTTTATTGGTAGAGAAGGGGAATGCCTTGGAAATTGGAAATCCCTTTGTAAAGGGAGCTAAAGTTTTGGGTAAAATTTTAAAGCAGGGGAGAGGCAAGAAAATAACCATTTTAAGGTTTAAATCTAAAACCAGGCACAAAAGAAAACAAGGACACAGACAACCCTTTACTTTAGTAGAGATTGACAAGATTGAGATGTAA